In Dehalococcoidales bacterium, the genomic stretch CGCATCACCTCAGGCCTTATCTTAACCGCACTTATCTCATAATGCTGATGAGATACGGCCTGCACTCCGCGATAGTTGATGCCTTTGATGCGGAACTGGTAAAAGTAGCCAAAGGCGAGATGCCGGAGATCGTTGACCTGGTCTACCGGGTCATGGACGGCGAGCAACCTGACCTGGCTTCATTAAGTAGAAAAGAAGTGGAGTATGTGAAAACAGTCAGGGTACTTACCGGCGAATCGCTTTATTCCCACTCCTGGCTGGAGATATGATTCCGGTCAGGTCATCATATCTCGGAAAGAGATAGGAAACCTGAGAATAACCACGGTAAATCTGTTTACCTGATGGAAAGCAAACGTTTAACGTTACCCGGCCAGTGGAACTACGAAAAAGCCTACGGGCAGGCTGATAAAATCGCCCGTGAGAGGCTGGCCGGGATTGATGATATTGAAGCGCAATGCCGCCGGAGCGGTACCGAGTACCGGGTGGAAGGTGACCAGAAGTCAATCATTGTCCGCTACCTGGACCGGCCCTACCGTATCAGCCTGCCCGGTGGTGAGATTGCTCTGGTGGATGGCGCTGCTGAGGTTCCGGTAAGAGACCGGATTCTTATCCTGCACTATTTTCTCAGAGCCAAAGGTACGCCGCTATCGAATAACCTCATTACCCTGAGAGAGTTACCGGAAGGCAGCGGCTACTTCCCGACATTTTTCAACCGTACCAGTCAGCCGATTTTGAACCACTTCGGTAAAAACCCGGCTCTCCTCATTGACGCCAGTAGAGGAATGGGAGGATACCCCGCAGATCTCGGTGATACGGCGGTAACTATCAAGGCTTTTACTTATGTGCCGATAACCATCGTCCTCTGGCGGGGTGATGATGAGTTCCCTGCCCAGGGCAGCGTGCTATTCGATGCTACCATTTCTGATTACCTCTCCACAGAGGATATTGTGGTGCTCTGTGAGACCATTACCTGGAAACTGATCCGGTACGTCAGGGAGATGGAAAAGCCAGCGTCTTAGCTCACTCTTTTTGATAGTAGTCTATCATGTCAATTTACGGATTGAGGTCACTAAGTATGAAAATTTCCTCTCCCTTGACGGGGGAGGATTAAGCCTGCCCCATACTGGATACGGGGGTGAGGGTGAATTCAATCTGGTTCATTCTCCTCATTCTAACTCTCTCCCGTAAGGGGAGAGAGGACTTATTCTTGTGACTCAGCCCGCGTAACTCTATTTAAGTGAATAGTAATATGAAAGCAACATCGATTATCCTGGCCGGCGGCAAGAACCGGCGCTTTGGCAGGAGTAAACCCCTGGAGGTACTGGAAGGTAAAAGCCTGGTGCAATGCGTCGTGGAGCGACTCCGACCGCTGAGTGACCAGATTCTGGTGGTGACATCAGCGGAACAATGCGCCATTCCAGTGAGCCACGATGTTGAAATTTTTACTGACCTCTATCCGGGTAAAGGCCCCCTTGGTGGTATCTATACCGGACTGCTGGCTTCACGTCATACGCACAGTATCGTGGTTGCCTGTGATATGCCTTTCCTGAATACCGAACTGCTGCGCTATATGGTCGGGCTTTCTAGGGGTTTTGATGCCGTTATCCCTCATCTGGAAGAAGGGATGAGAGATCCCCTTCATGCTGTCTATTCTAAAAAATGCTTGCCATTTATCAAGAAACAATTGGAGAATAACCATCTGGAAGTTTACGCTCTTCTTGATGTGGTGCGGGTACGGTATGTCGAACGCGAAGAATGCCGGAGGATAGACCCCGAGCTGCTGTCCTTCTTTAACATAAATTACCCGGCAGACCTGGATAAAGCTATTGCCCTGGCTGCTGCTGAGTTGTCAAAAACAAGCTGAATGTGACGCTTAGGACTCCCATCGATTGTCAGTCCATGTCCAGGGTCGAATACAATTTGTCATTCTGTGGTCGACATGGAATCCAGAAAAAAATCGAGCTTAACAAGCGGCGTTGGCATTCCGGTGAGGTTGTCTGAAAATGTCATTGCGAGACCATCCCGACCCCGTATCAGTGTACGGGGTAAACTCGTCGGGAGGCGAAGCAATCCAGCTGCGTATGTTTACGACTCCCCTTACGGATTGCTTCGTCACTGCGTTCCTCGCAATGACATTTATATGGAAGAGGGGCTTCCGCCCCCTCTCACACTTAACCTAACAAGTCTCTGCCGTCATGAAGGTTAGAAAGAATTCTATAGACAAGCGTATCCATCTCCCTTTTCCCACCCTTCCCTCAAAATTTTAGAAAAATTTCCCTAAAAAGGCTTGACAAGATTAGAATATTAGTGATACATTAGCAACAGTGTTACACTATAATACCAAAGGAGAGAAATATGACCCCAGTTATACGTATTGACGACCAGGTTATGGATGAACTGAAAAAGAGAGCGGTAGAATTCGGGTTGGTTTTTAATACACCAAATGAGGTATTAAGAGTCCTACTAGGCTTGCATAAACAAGATAATATTATAACTGATAAAAAATATGTAGATATAGAGATTAGAAACCCACACTCTTCACAAAAGTATCATTTCATTCCTATACCCAAAAGAATAAGACGGTTTTTACCTGGTTATAAGCTACCTTTCTCATTAGAAACGGACATAGGTGAGATAAAAACTTATGTTTCATCTGCCCCAAACGGAACACATATGGGCGACCCAGATAAAGGGGCATATATTCAAAGCAGACTTAAGAAGTGGTTCGATACCCATCAAATAGAACTAAAAAATGGGGCTACTCTTCGAATCCAAGCCTTAGAAGCAGGAAGACGCTATAAGCTTTCCTTAAATAAATAAGCGGGAATTACTAAAAGCATCATACCCTCTTGTATAAACAATCGCCCCTTCCTTTGTTTAAGGAAGGGGGTCAGGGGGATGGATTTCACATCCGCTAATTCACGCCGGAATAATTCCGTGCTTTTTGGTCGGGGTGCTCTCTGCCTTGTCAATCACCATTTCCAGGGCTTCAATCAGCCTGGGCCTG encodes the following:
- a CDS encoding DUF3786 domain-containing protein, translating into MESKRLTLPGQWNYEKAYGQADKIARERLAGIDDIEAQCRRSGTEYRVEGDQKSIIVRYLDRPYRISLPGGEIALVDGAAEVPVRDRILILHYFLRAKGTPLSNNLITLRELPEGSGYFPTFFNRTSQPILNHFGKNPALLIDASRGMGGYPADLGDTAVTIKAFTYVPITIVLWRGDDEFPAQGSVLFDATISDYLSTEDIVVLCETITWKLIRYVREMEKPAS
- a CDS encoding molybdenum cofactor guanylyltransferase, yielding MKATSIILAGGKNRRFGRSKPLEVLEGKSLVQCVVERLRPLSDQILVVTSAEQCAIPVSHDVEIFTDLYPGKGPLGGIYTGLLASRHTHSIVVACDMPFLNTELLRYMVGLSRGFDAVIPHLEEGMRDPLHAVYSKKCLPFIKKQLENNHLEVYALLDVVRVRYVEREECRRIDPELLSFFNINYPADLDKAIALAAAELSKTS